Part of the Variovorax sp. PAMC 28711 genome is shown below.
GACGTGGGCCGCGTGCTCGACATGAGCTACATGTTCTGCGATGGCATCAGCAAGCTGATCCCGAACAAGCCCGGCCAGCCGGTCACGATCCAGTACCCGCCCAACCCGAAGGTGGAGGGCGACAAGAACAACTACGCCATCGAGATGGAGCCGCAGCTCGCCGCGCGCATCGAGAAGGAAGAAGAAGTGCGCATGCTGGTCGAGCTCGCGCAAAAGCTCGAAGGCATGACGCGCAACATCGGCATGCATGCGGGCGGCGTGCTCATCGCGCCCGGCAAGCTCACCGACTTCACGCCGCTCTACCAGCAGCCGGGCAGCGATTCGGCCGTGAGCCAGTACGACAAAGACGACGTGGAGGCCGTGGGCCTGGTCAAGTTCGACTTCTTGGGCCTGGCCACGCTGACGATTCTCGAGATCGCAAAAGACTTCATCGTCGCGCGCCACAAGGGCCAGGAAAAGTTCGCCTACGAAGACATCAAGCTCGACGACGCGGCCACTTATCGCCTCTTTGCCGACGGCAAGACCGAGGCGGTGTTCCAGTTCGAATCTCGCGGCATGCAGGGCATGCTGAAAGACGCACGGCCCACCCGGCTCGAAGACCTGATCGCGCTCAACGCGCTGTACCGTCCGGGCCCGATGGACCTGATCCCCAGCTTCGTGGCGCGCAAGCACGGCCGCGAGCCGGTCGAGTATCCGCATCCGCTGGTGGCCGAGATGCTCAGCGAGACCTACGGGATCATGGTCTACCAGGAACAGGTGATGCAGACCGCGCAGATCCTGGGCGGCTACTCGCTCGGCGGCGCCGACCTGTTGCGCCGCGCGATGGGCAAGAAGAAGCTCGAGGAAATGGCCGAGCACCGCGCCATCTTCCGCAAGGGCGCGGCGGTCAACGGCATCGTGCAGGACAAGGCCGACGAGATCTTCGACCTGATGGAGAAGTTCGCGGGCTACGGCTTCAACAAGTCGCACGCCGCTGCGTATTCGCTGCTCGCGTATCACACCGGCTGGCTCAAGGTCCATTACACGGCCGAGTTCTTCTGCGCGAACATGACCGTGGAAATGGACGACACCGACAAGCTGAAGGTGCTGTTCGAAGACGCGCAAAAGAACTTCGGCATCACGTTCGAACCGCCGGATGTCAACAGAGGCGGCTACCGCTTCGCGCCGGTCACCGACAAGTCGATCCGTTATGGCCTCGGCGCCGTCAAGGGCACAGGCCAGCTCGCCGTCGAAGCGATCGTCAAGGCGCGCGACGGAGGCGGCCCGTTCAAGAGCCTGTTCGATTTCTGCGTGCGGGTAGACCGCCAGCGCATCAACAAGCGCACCGTCGAAGCGCTCATCAAGGCGGGCGCGTTCGACGCAATCCAGCAAAACCGTGCATCGCTCAGCGCATCGCTCGACCGCGCGTTCGACTTCGCGAGCGCGACCGAGGCCAATGCGGCGCAGGTCGACATCTTCGGCGACAGCGAGCACGGCTCGGCCGCTGCCGAACCGGCGCTGGTCGATGCCACGCCCTGGGGCGTGAAGGAGCGGCTCACGCTCGAAAAAACCGCCGTCGGTTTCTACCTCTCGGGTCATCTGTTCGACGAGGTGGCGCACGAGGTTCGGCGCTTCTGCAAGCGCGAGATCGGCGAGCTCATGGACAGCCGCGAGCCGCAGATCATCGCGGGCATCGTGAGCGACATGCGCGTCATCAACGGGCAGCGCGGGCGCCTCGCGATCTTCAAGCTCGACGACACCTCGGACGCGATCGACGCCACCGCCGACGAAGCCTTGATCAACGCCAACCGCAACACGCTGAAAGACGACGAGCTCGTGATCGTCAGCGGTCGTCTGCAGCCGGGGCGTGGCGGCTTCGAAGCGCGCTTCCAGGTGCAACAGGTGTGGGACCTGGCGACGGCCCGCTGCCGATTCGGCAAATTCCTGCGCGTGGCGGTGAACGGCAAGGCGCCGGACATCGCGCGGCTGGTGAAGGACTTTCCGCCGCGCACCGAATCGAGCGAGCACGGCGACCTTGTGCAGGGTCTGCCGGTGCGCCTGAGCATGGCCCGCGGCGGCGCGCAGGTCGAACTGCAATTGGGCGAGCGCGCGAAGTTCTTTCCGACCGACGCCGCGCTCGCGAGCTGGACAGCGCAAGCCGAAGCAGGCAAGGCGGCCATCGTTTACGAATGAGACAATTTGGTTTTTTAGCGAAAAAGTACTACATTTCGTCGCGGCAACACAGTAAGTCTCTTGACTTCAATCAAACAGGTCCGACGCCATGCAGTGCTTTCACGATTCCGACTCGCTCGACCTGCTGGACCGCGACGCTTTCAAGTTCACTCACAAGCTGCTGGACCATCCGGCGCTGAGCCTGGAGAACCTGTCGGAAACCATTCCGGTC
Proteins encoded:
- the dnaE gene encoding DNA polymerase III subunit alpha; translated protein: MFVHLRLHTEFSVVDGTNRIDEVVKAAAKDKQPALAITDLNNLFGAVKFYKEARSKGVKPVLGCEVFVDGLGKEPGALTRIVLLVQNNEGYLHISELLARAWTQNTGRGQTNACVKREWLEELQGGLICLSGAQAGPLGGPLLQGNAQRATELALQLASLFPHRFYIELQRAGRPEDEPHVIAAVQLAARLKLPVVATHPVQFPVAEDFEAHEARVCISEGEILGNPRRVRKFTADQYFKSQAEMEALFADVPSAIANTIEIAKRCNLTLVLGKPQLPNFPTPMVDGVHMPIDEFFRVESFEGLEQRLAHLYPDATKRDAERPRYVERLKFEINTILGMGFPGYFLIVGDFIKWAKNNGCPVGPGRGSGAGSLVAYALKITDLDPLEYNLLFERFLNPERVSMPDFDIDFCQGNRDRVIDYVKDKYGRDAVSQIATFGTMAARAAIRDVGRVLDMSYMFCDGISKLIPNKPGQPVTIQYPPNPKVEGDKNNYAIEMEPQLAARIEKEEEVRMLVELAQKLEGMTRNIGMHAGGVLIAPGKLTDFTPLYQQPGSDSAVSQYDKDDVEAVGLVKFDFLGLATLTILEIAKDFIVARHKGQEKFAYEDIKLDDAATYRLFADGKTEAVFQFESRGMQGMLKDARPTRLEDLIALNALYRPGPMDLIPSFVARKHGREPVEYPHPLVAEMLSETYGIMVYQEQVMQTAQILGGYSLGGADLLRRAMGKKKLEEMAEHRAIFRKGAAVNGIVQDKADEIFDLMEKFAGYGFNKSHAAAYSLLAYHTGWLKVHYTAEFFCANMTVEMDDTDKLKVLFEDAQKNFGITFEPPDVNRGGYRFAPVTDKSIRYGLGAVKGTGQLAVEAIVKARDGGGPFKSLFDFCVRVDRQRINKRTVEALIKAGAFDAIQQNRASLSASLDRAFDFASATEANAAQVDIFGDSEHGSAAAEPALVDATPWGVKERLTLEKTAVGFYLSGHLFDEVAHEVRRFCKREIGELMDSREPQIIAGIVSDMRVINGQRGRLAIFKLDDTSDAIDATADEALINANRNTLKDDELVIVSGRLQPGRGGFEARFQVQQVWDLATARCRFGKFLRVAVNGKAPDIARLVKDFPPRTESSEHGDLVQGLPVRLSMARGGAQVELQLGERAKFFPTDAALASWTAQAEAGKAAIVYE